From Oryza sativa Japonica Group chromosome 4, ASM3414082v1, one genomic window encodes:
- the LOC107276121 gene encoding probable acetolactate synthase 2, chloroplastic — protein MATTPASLAAAAAAATAAPEPRGIRPPRAPVHRLRLRHHATRVGCSTVSVSTRPATTTTTTTTRSQPPPPQPPQAAEPLQRRWGPTERRKGADILVEALGRCGVRDVFGYPGGASMEIHQALTRSPAIRNHLLRHEQGEAFAASGYARSSGRPGVCVATSGPGATNLVSALADAHLDSVPLVAITGQVPRRMIGTDAFQETPIVELTRSITKHNYLVLDVDDIPRVINEAFFLATTGRPGPVLVDIPKDIQQQMAVPSWDAPMRLPGYISRLPKPPSANLLDEVIRLVGDAERPVLYVGGGCSASGDELRRFVELTGIPVTTTLMGIGNFPSDDPLSLRMLGMHGTVYANYAVDNADLLLALGVRFDDRVTGKVEAFASRAKIVHVDIDPSELGKNKQPHVSICADVKLALQGMNATLEQQQRKNLDFSAWRSELEKKKAEFPLGYRTFGEEIPPQYAIQVLDEVTNGEAIVATGVGQHQMWATQHYTFRRPRQWLSSAGLGAMGFGLPAAAGAAVANPGATVVDIDGDGSLLMNIQELAMVRVENLPVKVMVLNNQHLGMVVQWEDRFYDANRAHTYLGNPAANGGGEVYPDFVAIAGGFGIPAARVTRKGEVRAAVEEMMAAPGPYLLDVVVPHQEHVQPMIPSNGAFKDIIVDGGGRRT, from the coding sequence atggccacgacacccgcctccctcgccgccgccgccgccgccgctacggcCGCGCCCGAACCGCGCGGCATccggccgcctcgcgcccccgtccaccgcctccgcctccgccaccacgcGACGCGCGTGGGGTGCTCGACGGTGTCGGTGTCGACCCGCCCTGCCACGACCACGACCACGACCACCACGCgctcccagccgccgccgccacagccgcctCAGGCCGCCGAGCCGCTACAACGGAGGTGGGGGCCGACGGAGCGGCGGAAGGGCGCGGACATCCTCGTGGAGGCGCTGGGGCGGTGCGGCGTCCGCGACGTGTTCGGGTACCCGGGCGGCGCGTCGATGGAGATCCACCAGGCGCTGACGCGGTCGCCGGCCATCCGCAACCACCTGCTCCGCCACGAGCAGGGGGAGGCCTTCGCGGCGTCCGGGTACGCGCGCTCGTCGGGGCGGCCTGGCGTCTGCGTCGCCACCTCCGGCCCGGGCGCCACCAACCTCGTGTCCGCGCTCGCCGACGCCCACCTCGACTCCGTCCCGCTCGTCGCCATCACGGGGCAGGTCCCGCGCCGCATGATCGGCACCGACGCGTTCCAGGAGACGCCCATCGTCGAGCTCACCCGCTCCATCACCAAGCACAACTACCTAGTCCTCGACGTCGACGACATCCCCCGTGTCATCAACGAGGCCTTCTTCCTCGCCACCACCGGTCGCCCCGGCCCGGTGCTCGTCGACATCCCCAAGGACATCCAGCAGCAGATGGCCGTGCCATCCTGGGACGCGCCGATGCGCCTGCCGGGATACATCTCCCGGCTGCCGAAGCCGCCGTCCGCCAACCTGCTCGACGAAGTCATCCgcctcgtcggcgacgccgAGAGACCCGTCCTCTACGTCGGCGGCGGGTGCTCCGCGTCCGGCGACGAGCTGCGGCGCTTCGTGGAGCTGACGGGCATCCCGGTGACGACCACGCTCATGGGCATCGGGAACTTCCCCAGCGACGACCCGCTCTCGCTGCGGATGCTCGGGATGCATGGCACTGTGTACGCCAACTACGCCGTCGACaacgccgacctcctcctcgcgctcggCGTGCGCTTCGACGACCGCGTCACCGGCAAAGTCGAGGCGTTCGCGAGCAGGGCCAAGATCGTGCACGTCGACATCGACCCGTCGGAGCTCGGGAAGAACAAGCAGCCGCACGTCTCCATCTGCGCCGACGTCAAGCTCGCCCTGCAGGGCATGAACGCCACGCTGGAACAACAACAGCGCAAGAACCTCGATTTCAGCGCGTGGCGGTCGGagctggagaagaagaaggccgAGTTCCCACTGGGCTACAGAACGTTCGGCGAGGAGATCCCGCCGCAGTACGCCATCCAGGTGCTCGACGAGGTGACCAACGGGGAAGCCATCGTCGCCACGGGCGTCGGGCAGCACCAGATGTGGGCGACGCAGCACTACACCTTCAGGAGGCCCAGGCAGTGGCTCTCGTCCGCCGGGCTGGGCGCCATGGGCTTCGgcctgccggccgccgccggcgccgcggtggcCAACCCGGGCGCCACCGTGGTCGacatcgacggcgacggcagcctcCTGATGAACATCCAGGAGCTCGCCATGGTCCGCGTCGAGAACCTGCCGGTGAAGGTGATGGTGCTCAACAACCAGCACCTGGGCATGGTGGTGCAGTGGGAGGACAGGTTCTACGACGCCAACCGGGCGCACACCTACCTCGGCAAtccggcggcgaacggcggcggcgaggtgtaCCCGGACTTCGTGGCGATCGCCGGAGGCTTCGGCATCCCGGCGGCCCGCGTGACGAGGAAGGGCGAggtccgcgccgccgtcgaggagaTGATGGCGGCGCCGGGGCCGTACTTGCTGGACGTCGTCGTGCCTCACCAGGAGCACGTGCAGCCGATGATCCCCAGCAATGGCGCTTTCAAGGACATTATCGTCGACGGTGGTGGTCGCCGGACATGA